From one Dyella sp. 2HG41-7 genomic stretch:
- a CDS encoding sigma-70 family RNA polymerase sigma factor — protein MSASDQADRQRAAWMAAAQAGDQRAYTRVLNASVALIRAVARRQGVAVDTLDDVVQETLLTVHRVRHTFDPSRSYDAWLSAIAARRAIDTLRGYGRRERREVHDEFALDTHAERDDASAGAEREQEAQRLRKAIETLPPGQREAVEQLGLKERSLAEAAEQTGRNTGALKVNLHRALKTLRDRLHGES, from the coding sequence ATGAGTGCCAGCGATCAAGCTGACCGTCAGCGGGCAGCATGGATGGCCGCCGCGCAAGCGGGCGACCAGCGCGCCTACACGCGCGTGCTGAACGCTTCGGTGGCGCTGATCCGCGCCGTTGCGCGCCGGCAGGGCGTGGCGGTGGATACGCTGGACGATGTGGTGCAGGAAACTCTGCTCACCGTACACCGCGTGCGGCATACCTTCGATCCGTCGCGTTCGTATGACGCGTGGCTGTCCGCCATCGCGGCGCGTCGTGCGATCGACACCTTGCGCGGTTATGGACGGCGCGAGCGACGCGAGGTACATGACGAGTTCGCGCTCGACACACATGCCGAACGCGACGACGCCAGCGCCGGCGCGGAGCGCGAGCAGGAAGCACAGCGTCTGCGCAAAGCCATCGAGACGCTGCCGCCGGGGCAGCGCGAGGCCGTGGAGCAGCTTGGCCTGAAAGAACGCTCGCTGGCCGAAGCCGCCGAGCAAACCGGGCGCAATACCGGCGCGCTCAAAGTAAACCTGCATCGCGCGCTGAAAACGCTGCGCGATCGCCTGCATGGAGAATCCTGA
- a CDS encoding CPBP family intramembrane glutamic endopeptidase: protein MTESPLAPDQPIAPPPLPKAPGVLQALGLVALYFLLQLVAGVLVGFIAGLLEKLHNPGLSHADISKHVMDAFQQPDNNAMLVVIGLPLIALAMFWLVRRMWPTLWSRATPPGFGLTAPVSARWYITALIVGLVTPPLGALMTQLLANGHEVSQNVEELSRHASSQLRLPLALVAVTIGPMIEELMFRGVLLSALMRRLSMWASIAICALLFSAVHLGGLNFQWYALPNLTLLAALLCWLRLKSGSLWPAILAHGMYNLFALVALFSTAT, encoded by the coding sequence ATGACCGAGTCACCGCTCGCACCGGATCAACCGATCGCGCCGCCACCGCTGCCCAAAGCGCCGGGCGTGCTGCAAGCGCTGGGTTTGGTCGCGCTCTATTTTCTGCTGCAACTCGTGGCCGGCGTGCTGGTGGGTTTTATCGCGGGCTTGCTGGAGAAACTGCATAACCCCGGCCTGTCGCACGCCGACATCAGCAAGCATGTGATGGATGCGTTTCAACAACCCGACAACAACGCCATGCTGGTGGTGATCGGATTGCCGCTGATTGCGCTCGCGATGTTTTGGTTGGTGCGTCGTATGTGGCCTACATTGTGGTCGCGCGCGACACCACCGGGCTTCGGACTCACCGCACCTGTATCTGCACGTTGGTATATCACCGCATTGATCGTGGGGCTCGTCACGCCGCCGCTGGGTGCGCTTATGACGCAGCTGCTTGCGAACGGTCACGAAGTCTCGCAGAACGTCGAAGAACTCAGTCGCCATGCGTCCAGTCAATTGCGCTTGCCGCTTGCGCTGGTTGCGGTGACGATCGGTCCGATGATCGAGGAGCTGATGTTTCGCGGCGTGCTGCTTTCGGCGCTGATGCGCCGTCTTTCGATGTGGGCGTCCATCGCCATCTGCGCCCTGTTATTTAGTGCCGTGCACTTGGGCGGATTAAATTTTCAGTGGTACGCCTTGCCCAATTTGACGCTGCTAGCCGCGCTGCTGTGCTGGCTGCGGCTGAAATCCGGCTCGCTGTGGCCGGCGATTCTGGCTCACGGGATGTACAACCTGTTCGCGCTGGTGGCGTTGTTTTCCACCGCAACGTAA
- a CDS encoding GNAT family N-acetyltransferase, with protein sequence MRFEVRQASIRDLDALVPLFDGYRQFYKQPEDLARSRAFLAERFANNESIVLLACDDKGNGLGFTQLFPMFSSVRAVRIYLLNDLFVASEARRFGVAKALLAAAAEHARTLGAVSLWLQTAQSNAPAQALYESLGWKRDPEFCDYYLTL encoded by the coding sequence ATGCGTTTTGAGGTTCGCCAGGCGAGCATTCGCGATCTGGATGCGTTGGTGCCGTTGTTCGACGGATACCGACAGTTCTACAAACAGCCGGAAGATTTAGCGCGCTCGCGTGCGTTTCTTGCGGAGCGGTTCGCGAACAACGAGTCGATCGTTCTTCTCGCATGCGACGACAAGGGTAACGGCCTGGGATTCACCCAGCTGTTTCCGATGTTTTCGTCGGTGCGCGCGGTGCGCATTTATCTGCTCAACGACTTGTTCGTGGCGTCCGAAGCGCGTCGATTCGGCGTCGCAAAAGCCTTGCTCGCTGCGGCAGCCGAGCATGCCCGCACGCTCGGCGCCGTGAGCTTGTGGTTGCAGACGGCGCAGAGCAATGCGCCTGCGCAAGCGCTGTATGAATCGCTCGGCTGGAAACGCGATCCGGAGTTTTGCGATTATTACCTGACGCTGTAG
- a CDS encoding MAPEG family protein, translated as MQNLPALVVLLTVLLQFGTMYAVGHARGKYRIEAPATSGHPAFDRAYRVQLNTLESTVMFLPALWLATHYGYVLWAGVAGLVWIAGRVWYAFAYLGDASKRGGGYMVGMVGWAALMVMGALGFGRALIAG; from the coding sequence ATTCAGAACCTGCCCGCCCTGGTCGTGCTACTTACCGTCCTGCTGCAGTTTGGAACGATGTACGCGGTCGGCCACGCGCGCGGCAAATACCGTATCGAAGCGCCTGCGACGAGCGGACATCCGGCTTTCGACCGCGCCTATCGCGTGCAGCTCAATACGCTGGAAAGCACTGTCATGTTTCTACCCGCACTGTGGCTGGCCACGCATTACGGCTACGTGTTGTGGGCGGGCGTCGCCGGTTTGGTTTGGATTGCGGGGCGCGTGTGGTACGCGTTCGCATACCTCGGCGACGCGAGCAAGCGAGGGGGAGGTTATATGGTCGGCATGGTGGGTTGGGCCGCATTGATGGTCATGGGCGCGCTCGGTTTTGGCCGCGCATTGATCGCCGGTTGA
- a CDS encoding Maf family protein, translating into MLYLASQSPRRRELLGQLGVTFSVLDVDVEEVPLPDEAPVDYVRRVARDKAQAGWQSFASKASADALVIASDTEVVLDHRVFGKPRDADDAVEMLQTLSGRTHDVMSSVWMVSARQEQGDVCISRVRFAALSEATIAAYVATGEPFGKAGAYAIQGRGATLIEHLEGSYSGVVGLPLFETARLLRAFGVSV; encoded by the coding sequence ATGCTTTATCTGGCCTCCCAATCGCCGCGACGGCGCGAGCTGCTAGGGCAACTCGGCGTGACGTTTTCCGTGCTCGATGTGGATGTGGAAGAGGTTCCGCTTCCGGACGAGGCGCCTGTCGATTACGTGCGACGTGTGGCGCGTGACAAAGCGCAGGCGGGATGGCAATCGTTTGCTTCCAAAGCAAGTGCCGATGCGTTGGTGATTGCCTCGGATACGGAGGTCGTTCTGGATCATCGCGTCTTCGGCAAACCCAGAGATGCCGACGATGCCGTCGAGATGCTGCAAACCCTTTCCGGCCGCACGCACGATGTGATGTCGTCGGTCTGGATGGTTTCCGCGAGGCAAGAGCAGGGCGACGTCTGTATTTCGCGTGTGCGTTTCGCTGCATTGAGCGAAGCGACGATCGCAGCCTATGTAGCCACCGGCGAACCCTTCGGCAAAGCTGGTGCCTATGCGATCCAGGGCAGGGGCGCTACCTTGATCGAACATTTGGAAGGCAGCTATTCCGGTGTGGTGGGCTTGCCGTTGTTCGAGACGGCTCGTTTGCTGCGAGCGTTCGGCGTTTCCGTTTAA
- a CDS encoding cytochrome c biogenesis protein DipZ gives MILLTLAFLGGVLTILSPCILPVLPFVFARADRPFARNGLPMLIGMALTFALVATLAAVGGGWAVRANQFGRYIALAVLAVLGLTLLSAHVAEWISRPFVKLGNRLSERAEAQQDSPWSAAGLGVATGLLWAPCAGPILGLLLTGAAIQGASVQTTLLLLTYASGAAVSLALALVIGGRVFAAMKRSLGAGEWVRRALGVLVLCGVAAIALGVDTGLLTRVSLASTGGIEQKLIDAVRPAPVQAEPAPKTDAPLPVEGELPSLAGATQWFNSAPLTPESLRGKVVLVDFWTYSCINCIRSLPYVNAWAQKYRDHGLVVIGVHAPEFAFEKDPANVAKAIKDFKLTYPVAMDNDYAIWKGFNNEYWPAHYFIDAHGQIRAHHFGEGQYAESEDVIRRLLSDAGYKDLPGGHVQPGASGAEAAGSNDMSRSPETYVGYERSDGFAGGQIAHDDSFRYKAPSTLAANQWSLDGSWTVMPHYATLDASNGSVVYRFRGRDLHLVLGPGEDGKPVRFRVTLDGKAPGDDHGSDIDADGNGTIDGQRLYQLVRQAHGTGERTFEITFLDPNARVYAFTFG, from the coding sequence ATGATCCTGTTGACCCTCGCTTTCCTCGGTGGCGTCCTCACCATTCTCAGCCCCTGCATCCTGCCGGTGCTGCCCTTCGTTTTCGCGCGCGCCGACCGGCCTTTTGCACGCAACGGGCTACCGATGTTGATCGGCATGGCGCTTACGTTTGCGTTGGTCGCGACGTTGGCGGCCGTGGGCGGCGGCTGGGCGGTGCGTGCCAACCAATTCGGACGCTACATCGCGTTGGCCGTACTGGCGGTGTTGGGTTTGACTTTGCTCTCTGCGCATGTCGCCGAATGGATCAGCCGCCCGTTCGTGAAACTGGGAAATCGGCTGAGCGAGCGAGCCGAAGCACAGCAGGATTCGCCATGGTCCGCCGCAGGTTTGGGCGTGGCGACTGGCTTGCTTTGGGCGCCGTGCGCAGGGCCGATCCTCGGCTTGCTGCTGACCGGCGCGGCGATACAAGGCGCAAGCGTGCAGACAACCTTGCTGCTGCTCACCTATGCGAGCGGCGCGGCCGTGTCGCTCGCGCTGGCATTGGTGATCGGCGGTCGCGTGTTCGCCGCGATGAAGCGCTCGTTGGGCGCAGGCGAATGGGTACGTCGCGCCTTGGGTGTGCTTGTGTTGTGCGGCGTGGCGGCGATTGCGTTGGGCGTGGACACCGGCTTGCTGACGCGCGTATCGCTAGCGAGCACCGGCGGCATCGAACAAAAGCTGATCGACGCGGTGCGCCCTGCGCCCGTGCAAGCGGAACCCGCGCCAAAAACGGATGCGCCGCTACCGGTGGAAGGCGAACTTCCGTCGCTCGCCGGCGCCACGCAATGGTTCAACAGCGCACCGCTAACGCCGGAGTCGCTACGCGGCAAGGTGGTGCTGGTCGATTTCTGGACGTATTCCTGCATCAATTGCATTCGCTCGCTGCCGTACGTGAATGCGTGGGCTCAGAAATATCGCGATCACGGCCTTGTGGTCATCGGCGTGCATGCGCCGGAATTCGCGTTCGAAAAAGATCCCGCCAACGTCGCCAAGGCAATCAAGGATTTCAAACTGACTTATCCCGTGGCGATGGATAACGACTACGCCATCTGGAAAGGTTTCAACAATGAATATTGGCCGGCGCATTACTTTATCGATGCGCATGGCCAAATCCGCGCGCATCATTTTGGCGAAGGCCAATACGCCGAAAGCGAAGATGTGATCCGTCGTTTACTGAGCGACGCGGGCTACAAAGATCTACCCGGCGGCCATGTGCAGCCCGGCGCATCCGGCGCGGAAGCGGCGGGGTCCAACGATATGAGCCGCTCGCCGGAAACCTATGTCGGGTACGAGCGCAGCGACGGCTTTGCAGGCGGGCAGATCGCGCACGACGACAGCTTTCGCTACAAAGCACCCAGCACGCTTGCAGCGAATCAGTGGTCGCTCGACGGTAGTTGGACAGTGATGCCGCATTACGCAACGCTCGATGCATCGAACGGCAGCGTCGTATATCGCTTCCGCGGCCGCGATTTGCATTTGGTGCTTGGACCTGGCGAAGACGGCAAACCCGTGCGATTCCGCGTCACGCTCGACGGCAAAGCGCCCGGCGACGATCACGGCAGCGATATCGATGCCGACGGCAACGGCACGATCGATGGACAACGCCTCTATCAACTCGTGCGCCAAGCGCATGGAACCGGCGAGCGCACTTTCGAAATCACCTTCCTCGATCCGAACGCGCGCGTTTACGCGTTTACGTTTGGTTGA
- the lptE gene encoding LPS assembly lipoprotein LptE, giving the protein MNHRMLKLIALFPVLALAACGFHLRGSAALPQGMDRVHLTVSGNGDFQRKLARALLASNVTLEDNSGPGIAELRVPAQNFNVQMLTVNGVAQVTEFAVRFHVVFTASDSEGKVIMPNQSIDLQREFSYDAGQPIGTQSQMEQIQTSLIDDAVQAVLFRLQAVRKHGETAAAKAVGPLPANASTTQQPTQYPSPID; this is encoded by the coding sequence ATGAACCACCGCATGCTGAAACTGATCGCGCTGTTTCCCGTGCTTGCTCTGGCGGCCTGCGGTTTTCACCTGCGTGGGAGCGCCGCGTTGCCACAAGGCATGGACCGCGTGCATCTCACGGTAAGCGGCAACGGCGATTTCCAGCGCAAATTGGCGCGTGCACTGTTGGCATCCAACGTAACGCTGGAAGACAACAGCGGCCCCGGCATCGCCGAACTGCGCGTGCCGGCGCAAAACTTCAACGTGCAGATGTTGACCGTCAACGGCGTTGCTCAGGTGACCGAATTCGCCGTGCGCTTCCATGTGGTGTTTACGGCGTCGGATTCGGAGGGCAAGGTCATCATGCCGAATCAGTCCATCGATCTGCAGCGCGAATTCAGCTACGACGCCGGCCAGCCGATCGGTACGCAGTCGCAGATGGAACAGATCCAGACCAGCTTGATCGACGATGCCGTGCAGGCCGTGTTGTTCCGCCTGCAGGCCGTCAGAAAACATGGCGAAACGGCAGCGGCGAAGGCGGTTGGGCCGTTGCCGGCGAATGCGAGCACCACGCAACAGCCGACGCAGTACCCGTCGCCGATCGACTGA
- the rsfS gene encoding ribosome silencing factor, which yields MTTVRHSKAVNTATLRKTVIAALEDLKAKDIREIDVRGKTSIADLLVIASGTSARHVKSIADEVVKFAKQAGVMPLGVEGEQEAEWVLVDLGDVIVHVMLPRIREFYGLERLWTVGDRDAAGEAALATG from the coding sequence TTGACCACCGTTCGACATTCCAAGGCCGTCAACACGGCCACCCTGCGCAAGACCGTCATCGCCGCCCTTGAAGACCTTAAGGCCAAGGACATCCGAGAAATCGATGTACGCGGCAAAACCTCTATCGCCGACCTGCTCGTGATTGCTTCCGGCACCTCGGCACGCCACGTGAAATCCATCGCCGACGAAGTCGTCAAGTTCGCCAAACAGGCGGGCGTGATGCCGCTGGGTGTCGAAGGCGAACAGGAAGCCGAGTGGGTGCTGGTGGATCTGGGCGATGTGATCGTGCACGTCATGCTGCCGCGCATTCGCGAGTTCTACGGGCTGGAACGCTTGTGGACCGTCGGCGATCGCGACGCTGCGGGCGAGGCCGCCCTGGCGACAGGTTAA
- the holA gene encoding DNA polymerase III subunit delta yields MPLNQAQWQKALAADSLRPVYLLAGEELLVLEAADALRAQARKLGYAERQVLDVGAHFDWDELARSAAGMSLFATRRLLDLRLPTGRPGVEGAKAIIEFCANPPSDVTLLITAVEWSNKHEGAWTKHVDSAGCVVIFNAPRPNEWEAWIGARLASRGLSATPDALGLLAERVEGNLLAAAQEIDKLVVLHGQGKISADEMEHLVADSARYDAFKLSDAALGGDGARALRILEGLRAEGDELIALMGWLVNQLQLAMRLANAQDFGAQARAERLWPAREQLFRKALRRAPREHWMQCLARAGRIDRIAKGRETGDAWLEAQRLIAAMAEPRAAQALT; encoded by the coding sequence ATGCCGCTTAACCAAGCACAGTGGCAGAAGGCGCTCGCCGCAGACAGCCTGCGCCCCGTCTACCTTCTGGCTGGCGAAGAACTGCTGGTGCTGGAAGCCGCCGATGCGCTGCGCGCGCAGGCGCGCAAACTCGGTTACGCCGAACGCCAGGTGCTCGACGTTGGCGCGCATTTCGATTGGGACGAACTGGCCCGCTCCGCGGCCGGCATGTCGCTGTTCGCCACGCGTCGCTTGCTTGATCTGCGCCTGCCGACCGGTCGCCCTGGCGTCGAAGGCGCAAAAGCGATCATCGAGTTCTGCGCCAATCCGCCTTCCGATGTGACCTTGCTCATCACCGCCGTGGAGTGGAGCAACAAGCACGAGGGTGCATGGACGAAGCACGTCGATAGCGCCGGATGCGTGGTGATTTTCAATGCGCCGCGACCGAACGAATGGGAAGCGTGGATCGGCGCGCGTCTGGCGTCCCGCGGACTTTCCGCAACACCCGATGCCCTGGGTTTGTTGGCCGAGCGTGTGGAAGGCAATCTGCTCGCCGCCGCGCAGGAAATCGACAAACTCGTCGTGTTGCATGGTCAGGGCAAAATCAGCGCGGACGAGATGGAACATCTGGTCGCCGACAGCGCCCGCTACGACGCTTTCAAACTCTCCGATGCCGCGTTGGGCGGCGACGGTGCGCGCGCGCTGCGTATTCTTGAAGGCTTGCGCGCGGAAGGCGACGAATTGATCGCGCTGATGGGTTGGCTGGTCAATCAATTGCAGCTCGCCATGCGTCTTGCCAACGCGCAGGACTTCGGCGCGCAAGCGCGTGCAGAGCGTTTGTGGCCCGCTCGCGAGCAACTGTTTCGCAAGGCCCTGCGTCGCGCGCCGCGCGAACATTGGATGCAATGCCTGGCGCGAGCCGGACGCATCGATCGCATCGCCAAAGGTCGTGAAACCGGCGATGCCTGGTTGGAGGCGCAGCGCTTGATCGCCGCGATGGCCGAACCGCGCGCCGCGCAGGCGCTGACATGA
- the nadD gene encoding nicotinate-nucleotide adenylyltransferase, giving the protein MKPLGLFGGTFDPIHIGHLSVAWEAAELLDAEVRLMPANVPPHRAAPTATATQRVDMLRAALRGQSRLALDTRELDRSGPSYTIDTLGEFRREFGERPLVLLLGADAFAGLRSWHRWRDLFDLTHIGVINRPGVDACIPVELERAVAARRTDDPSVIRAQSAGRVIELAVTPLEVSATRIRELLAEGRDPRYLLPGGLFDDPALLAPYRATP; this is encoded by the coding sequence ATGAAACCGTTGGGCCTTTTTGGCGGAACCTTCGACCCGATTCATATCGGTCATTTGAGCGTGGCATGGGAAGCCGCCGAGCTGCTCGATGCCGAAGTGCGGTTGATGCCGGCGAATGTGCCGCCGCATCGCGCGGCGCCCACGGCCACGGCGACACAACGCGTCGACATGCTGCGCGCCGCATTGCGCGGACAATCGCGACTTGCGCTGGATACACGCGAACTGGATCGCAGCGGGCCGTCTTACACCATCGATACATTGGGCGAGTTTCGCCGCGAATTCGGCGAGCGGCCGCTGGTGCTGTTGCTCGGCGCGGATGCCTTTGCAGGACTGCGCAGTTGGCATCGCTGGCGCGATCTGTTCGATCTCACGCACATCGGCGTTATCAATCGCCCAGGCGTCGACGCGTGCATTCCTGTGGAACTCGAACGCGCAGTTGCCGCGCGTCGTACCGATGATCCCTCCGTGATCCGTGCGCAATCCGCCGGTCGCGTGATCGAGCTGGCGGTAACGCCATTGGAAGTATCTGCGACACGCATTCGCGAGTTGCTCGCCGAAGGGCGCGATCCGCGTTATCTGTTGCCGGGGGGATTGTTCGACGATCCGGCGTTATTGGCGCCGTATCGTGCAACGCCGTAG
- the rlmH gene encoding 23S rRNA (pseudouridine(1915)-N(3))-methyltransferase RlmH, whose amino-acid sequence MRARLIAIGERMPAWVAEGFAEYRKRLSHDLPLELIELKPGLRGKGRDDARAMLDEGAAILAALPRDIHVIALDGRGKTWSSEELAEQLAKWRMAGRDLAFLIGGPDGHAPEVLARADQKWSLGPLTLPHMLVRLVLVEQLYRATTLLAGHPYHRA is encoded by the coding sequence ATGCGCGCCCGCCTGATCGCCATCGGCGAACGCATGCCCGCATGGGTTGCAGAGGGGTTTGCCGAATACCGTAAACGGCTCTCCCACGATTTGCCCCTCGAATTGATCGAACTGAAGCCCGGCCTACGCGGCAAAGGCCGCGACGATGCGCGCGCGATGCTCGACGAAGGCGCCGCCATCCTCGCCGCATTGCCGCGCGATATCCATGTGATTGCACTGGATGGTCGCGGCAAAACATGGTCCAGCGAAGAACTCGCCGAACAACTCGCAAAATGGCGCATGGCCGGACGCGATCTGGCTTTTCTGATTGGCGGTCCCGATGGCCACGCACCGGAAGTGTTAGCCCGGGCAGATCAAAAGTGGTCATTGGGCCCGCTTACGCTGCCGCATATGCTGGTGCGGCTGGTGCTTGTCGAACAACTTTATCGCGCTACCACGTTGCTGGCCGGTCATCCGTACCATCGCGCGTAG
- the msrB gene encoding peptide-methionine (R)-S-oxide reductase MsrB: protein MTSAFDSKSMDRRRFLITALGGGAAIAVGSVSALRLMGRNGSDPAAAATPAADNRVQMVQLACFADDDGHRLGTCDVRKLVLTDEQWHQRLSDEAFNVMRRAGTERAFSGPHERPQSKGLYRCAGCDTALFKSSTQFDSGTGWPSFFRPIAPENVIESHDTSFGMVRTAVTCAGCDSHLGHVFDDGPEPTGLRYCMNSVAMRFVAFRVS from the coding sequence ATGACATCCGCATTCGACAGCAAAAGCATGGATCGTCGCCGATTTCTGATCACCGCCTTGGGCGGCGGCGCGGCGATCGCCGTCGGCAGCGTGTCGGCCTTGCGACTAATGGGACGCAACGGAAGCGACCCCGCGGCAGCCGCAACACCCGCTGCCGACAACCGCGTTCAAATGGTGCAGCTTGCTTGTTTCGCGGACGATGACGGCCATCGTCTTGGAACGTGCGATGTGCGCAAGCTGGTGCTCACCGATGAGCAATGGCACCAACGCCTTTCCGACGAGGCATTCAACGTGATGCGTCGCGCAGGCACCGAACGCGCCTTCAGCGGCCCACACGAAAGGCCGCAGAGCAAAGGCTTGTACCGCTGCGCCGGGTGCGATACCGCTTTGTTTAAATCGTCGACGCAGTTTGATTCCGGCACGGGCTGGCCGAGCTTTTTCCGGCCGATCGCACCTGAAAACGTGATCGAGAGCCACGATACGAGCTTCGGCATGGTACGCACCGCCGTTACGTGCGCGGGTTGCGATAGCCATCTTGGTCACGTCTTCGACGACGGCCCGGAACCGACAGGTTTGCGTTACTGCATGAATTCGGTGGCGATGCGGTTTGTGGCGTTTCGGGTGAGTTGA
- a CDS encoding NrsF family protein gives MSDAARHESLIDALGAELTPVRRLLPPWRRAMGWLLVVAVVAAVLFMRNGAATMLHRWHAAPDLGVAACAAVVTAITAALASFVLAVPGRSIAWAWVPVPSALVWIGASGLGCLRAHIPGMPVLNLHEANDCLIFIISFSVPLSGLMIWLIRRACPLRPVLTAVMIGLASAAASASLLEIIHNFDAAASDLLMHALAVAIVIIANMVMGGRLLSRT, from the coding sequence ATGTCCGATGCTGCACGCCATGAATCCCTGATCGACGCGCTTGGCGCGGAGCTGACGCCCGTGCGGCGTCTGCTGCCGCCGTGGCGGCGTGCGATGGGCTGGCTGCTGGTGGTGGCGGTGGTGGCGGCGGTGTTGTTCATGCGCAACGGCGCCGCCACGATGTTGCATCGCTGGCACGCCGCGCCCGATCTGGGTGTGGCCGCATGCGCCGCCGTCGTCACGGCGATCACCGCGGCGCTGGCCTCGTTCGTGCTCGCCGTGCCGGGGCGTTCCATCGCCTGGGCTTGGGTGCCGGTGCCGAGCGCGTTGGTCTGGATCGGCGCCAGCGGTTTGGGTTGCCTCAGGGCGCATATTCCAGGCATGCCGGTGCTGAATCTGCACGAGGCCAACGACTGCCTGATTTTCATCATCAGCTTCTCGGTTCCGCTTTCCGGGCTGATGATCTGGCTGATCCGGCGCGCCTGTCCGCTGCGGCCCGTGCTTACCGCCGTGATGATCGGCCTCGCCAGCGCCGCCGCCTCGGCGAGCCTGCTGGAGATCATTCACAACTTCGACGCCGCCGCGTCCGACCTGCTGATGCACGCGCTCGCCGTGGCGATCGTAATCATCGCGAACATGGTGATGGGCGGGCGGCTGCTGTCCCGCACCTAA